A window of Cryptomeria japonica chromosome 3, Sugi_1.0, whole genome shotgun sequence contains these coding sequences:
- the LOC131067205 gene encoding protein CYSTEINE-RICH TRANSMEMBRANE MODULE 11, whose protein sequence is MSDPKYAYPYPGQGYPQGYYQQPPPVVAPPQYAQAPPQRQTGFLEGWLLVVCSVSGLQGFHYKIWLLCVAAVCWMSAAVIPL, encoded by the exons ATGTCGGATCCCAAATACGCTTATCCATATCCTGGACAAG GGTACCCGCAGGGATATTACCAGCAACCGCCACCCGTGGTAGCGCCGCCGCAGTACGCACAAGCGCCGCCTCAGCGACAGACAGGGTTTTTGGAAGGATG GCTTTTAGTGGTTTGCTCTGTGAGTGGCTTACAGGGGTTTCATTATAAGA TCTGGCTGCTCTGTGTTGCTGCTGTCTGCTGGATGAGTGCTGCTGTGATCCCTCTATAA